The Terriglobia bacterium genomic sequence CCAATGACCAGCAGAAGCAAGTCGCGCAGGCTTACATCCAGCAGCTTGACAAGGCCCGCGTGTTCTCACGGCCCATCGTGACTCAGGTGGTTGCTTTCAGGGCTTTCTATCCTGCGGAGGCCTATCACCAGAACTTTCTTGAGCGCCATCCCAACTATCCGTACATCGTCTTCAACGATCTGCCCAAGCTGCGATCGCTGAAGAAGGAGTTTCCCGACTTCTACAAGAAATAACCGCGCGGCGGCAGCGTGTGGATCAATCTTTCCTGAAAGCCGCTTACTGAGGATTGCATAATGGACTGATGAGTTTCTGTAGCGCCGGCAGCTTACGGCCCTGAAAAGTGCCGCCGGGACGGCGGCGCTACGAAAAAGCGTTGTCACTATATTTGGCAATCCTCACTGCGGTCGAGGCAAGCAGCAGCCGGCGGGGCAGAAGTCGGGCCACGGGCCCAAAGTTCCCAGGCTCGGGCGGTCTGACTTTTCTTCGATTCTTTCTACAATCAGTTCACGCACCACTCGCGCAAATCCAGAATTGGCGCCCACGGCCGCGGCGCGGACCATATTCAGACCGAGTTCCTCGCAAAGCTGGCCTGCTTCCGTATCGAGATCATAAAGCACTTCAATATGATCTGAGACAAAACCGACGGGGACGATGACCACGTCTTTCACTTGCCCTTTATCCCCGATTGCTCGCAGGTACTCCAGGATGTCGGGACCAAGCCAGGGCTGCGTGGGCGGGCCGCTGCGGCTCTGGTAAACCAGTGGGTCGCCCGATCTGCCCAATGCGACGGATACCAGTCGCGAGGCTTCATGCAGTTGCTGCTCATACCGGCAATTCTCCGCCATTCCGAGCGGAATGCTGTGCGCCGTGTAAACGATGTGGGCGGCGCTCCTTTTTCCCGCCGGGACTTGCTCAAGAGCATCCAGCACCTGCTCCGCCATGGCGGCAATGTAGTCGGGATGATTGTAGAAGGGCCGAATTTTGTCAATCACCGGAGCGCCCTCGCCCGCGGCGGCACGGGCATTTTCAATATTCTCGAGGTACTGACGGCAGCTCGAATATGAACTGTAGGCCGCCGTGGCAAAGGCGAGCGCACGCCTCACTCCCTCGGCCTTCATTTTGGCCACCGTATCTGTGAGCAATGGATGCCAGTTGCGATTGCCCCAGTAGACGGGAAGATGCGGCCCGTGGGCAGCCAGTTCGGCTTCAAGCGCACTGATCAGTTGCCGGTTCTGCTGGTTGATGGGGCTCCGCCCGCCGAAATGGTAGTAATGCTCTGCGACGGCCAGCATGCGTTCGCGAGGAACGTTTTTGCCGCGCAGCACGTTCTCAAGGAAGGGAATAACATCCTCTTCCTTTTCAGGCCCGCCAAATGAGACCCAGAGGATTGCATTGTACTGCATGGATTTATCTTAGCCGACCGCCGCTCGTTCCACTAGATGCGCGTGGGTGCGTGCCGCCGCGGGGCAAAGCCAGCGTGGCATCCGATGCTTCGACCGGCTGGCGGAGCGGAGGAAAAAATCTGAAAGAGCAGTCTCACGCAAAGGCGCGAAGGCGCAAAGCTCCCTTGTTGTCGCAGGTGACTTGCGCAGCATCATCCCTCTTCCTGCAAGACCTGTAACAAGTTGGAACCATTTTCACGGTTAGCTTGCGATTTCCTCATTGACACTTCTCAACAATAGGTGATAAATACGGCTTAGGTCCTTTTCCGAAAGAACTTGAAGATGTAGGGTAGCAAACGAAACGTCGTTTGTAAGTACTCGGAGGGCCGGGGTTTAGCTAGTCCCGGGTGGTCACGAACCGCTAGAGAAGGTTACCCGTAAGGAGGACGACCATGCGTAACCGTCTGTTAAAAGTGGTTGCCATTGGGATATTTCTGGTTATCGGTTCGGCTGTGAGAGGATTTCCCCAAGTTGACACCGCGACCATCGTCGGAACCGTCACGGACACAAGCGGAGGGGTAG encodes the following:
- a CDS encoding ferrochelatase; its protein translation is MQYNAILWVSFGGPEKEEDVIPFLENVLRGKNVPRERMLAVAEHYYHFGGRSPINQQNRQLISALEAELAAHGPHLPVYWGNRNWHPLLTDTVAKMKAEGVRRALAFATAAYSSYSSCRQYLENIENARAAAGEGAPVIDKIRPFYNHPDYIAAMAEQVLDALEQVPAGKRSAAHIVYTAHSIPLGMAENCRYEQQLHEASRLVSVALGRSGDPLVYQSRSGPPTQPWLGPDILEYLRAIGDKGQVKDVVIVPVGFVSDHIEVLYDLDTEAGQLCEELGLNMVRAAAVGANSGFARVVRELIVERIEEKSDRPSLGTLGPWPDFCPAGCCLPRPQ